Below is a genomic region from Henckelia pumila isolate YLH828 chromosome 3, ASM3356847v2, whole genome shotgun sequence.
TTTTAATTTAGATTTGCCACCTTTTTGAGGATCTAATACTCCAGAGACAGTGTGTACGATTTGTTTAAATGTGATTCGAACTCTTTGACTGGCAAGACCAAAATCATTAATAGATGATTcctttctcttttttttaacCACTCGATATCACAGGGGTTTAGGCAATGACACTGCCAATAAGTGCTCTTGAACTCTTTATCGCATCACTAATTTGAAGATTAACATTTTAAGGAAAATACTTGTTTTCAATTAGAGACTGTTTTATGGTTTGCTCTAAGATGGATTATGAATCGAAGAAATGGTGATATGTTGGTAGTCTCTCTGAATTTTGGTGTGTGGTTCTTGATTTGACCCGTATGGCTGCTATTTCTTGGTATATTTGGATACTTTTTCTTGACATCTTGTCATGATTTGAGTAATTGGCATCAGAGCAGCTTCTGTGGGATTGTACGTACTTGCTAGATCTACATTTTGTCTGTTTGATTTGTTATCAAATTCTCTTTGGTTTTTGATTCATTCGCGGTTTCTTTTTTCTGTCTTGATTTTAGTTTTTGTTCTTTCATCTGTAATTTTTCTTTGGTAAACAAACCTTGGTTTCTGTTTTCGGACTTTACATCATGACTGACGATAGTCTTGTTTTAGGTTAAAGGACTTTCAACAGAAGAACTGACCACCCGTAATGATTTGGTACTTGCGCTGCCTGATAGAATTCAAGCCATACCAGATGGCTCTGCACCTGCACCTAAACCATCTTTTGGTTGGGGAACATCAGCTCCACCTCGTTCCAATCTCAAATTTGATTCAGGTATTTCTCTTTTCTATAAGTTTCAGTTCCTAGATTGTATATTTATCTGTCTTTTTTCTTGGATGAGGATAATTTATGTTCATTATTTCACTCATGGCTATGTAATGAACTTCAAATTCTAGATGGACAGTTTGACAATGAATACTTTCAGCAAACTGAAGAATCAAGTCAATTCAGGCAGGAGtatgaaatgagaaaaatgaaacagGCATGTTTTAAGTTGGAGCAGTTAGCACTCAGcagtatataatataattatccATGAACCTCAATGATTTTTGTCGATAGCATCTGGCTTACAATGCCCAATTTTCATGACGCAGGACCATGGATTGGACATGATAGCCGAAGGTTTGGACGCATTAAAAAACATGGCTCATGACATGAACGAGGTTTTTGTGCCTTTTTTGTTCATCTCATATTTTTTCGATATTTATGGTTTGTAAATTGAAACATTATTCATTTTATACAGGAAGTTGATAGGCAAGTTCCTCTTATGGATGAAATTGACACTAAGGTTAGTCAATATGATTAacattgtaatttttttttaaagcaacACTAAGTTTTGTGTACTTTTAACATGTTTTTCTCTCTCCTGCTATCTGTTTGCtttcattatgttttgatgTAGTTTACCTTAAAATGGTACATTTTCATGAATTACATATTTTCTAGCATTAGAAGTGTGTAGATATGATTCCGGTTAGTAAATACTCGTCGtccatttaaatttttaataaatgaaTGCACATGTCAGGCGCCATGGAAAggtgaaaaaaaaatcactctTCAGACAACCCCACTACCTTACCCTACAGATCTCTCCTTCATTAGCACCTAAGCTTAGTAGATGTTGATTGCAATAGAGAGACCATGGTTTACTTTCAAACGTGGAGCAGTACTTAAACTTTGCTGAACACAGTACTAACTTGCTAGTTACATGGAAGTGTTGAGAAATTGAGATGTACCTTTACTTTGTTGGAGATAGTTCTAAGCTCTTTTGTTGACTACTTTGCAGGTAGACAAGGCAACGTCTGACCTTAAAAACACCAATGTCAGATTGAAGGACACTGTTAATCAGGTGAGCAAATCTGTAACTTGCATTCTATTTCTGCTCTACCCTATCAGTACATTACACTACAATTCTATCACTGTTACTtgctttaattttgtttttcttccaGCTGAGATCTAGTCGAAATTTCTGTATCGACATCATTTTGCTGTGTATAATTCTTGGAATTGCAGCCTATTTGTACAAGTAAGTTCTTGATTTAAGTTTTGTTTACATGAGAATTTAACTGAAATTAAGAAATTGGTCTCCTTTCTTATCAGTATGTAAATTTTAACTGATTCTCGCTCAGATCGTCTCCGtggatttaaaattaaatactatacAATGGGGGTTCATAGTATTTCTCTCGGTGAGCTATTCAAATGCTTAGTTGAGATTAATGCTGCTTGAAATTTTTCCTTGCAGTGTGTTGAAGAAATGATCGGCATGAGGTCTATTTGATGACAATTCATGATGTATCTGGTGCAATCTGCACTGTTGGTGATTTGCCGCTTTATGTTtgtttgtataattatttgatATTCGTGCTTTTTATGTTGAAAATATGCTACGTCAAAATATTGCGTGTGAATGTAAATGAGAGGAAATACACTTATCCATCAGCTTCGATTCTTCCATGACTCGTAGTTCATCAAAGGATTGAAAGCTTGATGACGTGTAATGCTACCCCTGAATCATTATTTTGTGCAAGAGTTGGATTTCGTGGATCCCTTCACTTCAAAATTGCGATTAATGAGATACAATATGTGCTTTCGCATTATTATTCCCATCTTGTTTCTGCATATTGAACTTTCTCTTAGATCCTGTAAACTTTGTTGCACTAGCAATCTTCTATTGtcttgaagccaaagcagtgtaGTTCGTCCCTGCAATACATTTTCTTAGATCAATCCCAAACACTACCGATATCTGTCTTGGTGCAACGAGATCGATTTTATGGTGTAACACACTATGTGGATTATACGATGTCTGATTGCCCAATGCACGTGGGTATGTGTTGGTCACTCACCTTGTCAGTGAAGAAAATGTAAATCTTTACTAGATAAAACCATTAAAAAAACTAGTTTTGTTCATTTTAATAGATTTTTAAATTTGCCCTTATGATCCTTTCaacatatttaataatttaaagacGAAagtaaattatcattcaaaaaTTTTCCACATCTTCTTCCCActatttcattattttaatttttagttacCACTATCTCATTATCTTAATGgaagaaaaaattataaataaattcaaatttataaaaCTATATTTTGTAcacatgcaatgcatgtgctcGGTGTATAAGTTTATATAACACTTGTAGAAAAcaagattctattttaagataataatatgataaacatgattaagcgTTAGCATTTAACCAATTCAAGGACTTAATCGGGCTTCATATGCAAGAATTGGACTTCTAAAGTTTGgaaaggatcggacggtccgaacccagatcgaacgatccgaaccttgcaagatcggaagctccgaaatgAAGTTGTTTACTTCGGAAGAAAAgtaggatcggacgctccaatctaagaacggacggtccgatcttccCCGGCCAGCCATGCACGATGACtaagccacgagttttgacaagtgtcgagtAGTAatcagatcggacggtccgatcgccACGTGCAGTGCATGcaaagatcggaggctccgatcccggaacggaggctccgatcatggccgagattttgcctataaataggggtcttcagATCCATTTctgaatacgaattcccgaattttcttcttcagttatatatagtgtaaggtatacacttgagggccctatcggttaatagagaggttctggaataacaaagatGTTGTTATAGTCCTCCAGAACgagcgacatcaaagggcttactacggacaaaggtatggtccgggaatcttatTAAattttgggagtatctattagcttagttaagacttatagaacttatgtagtgatacagtgaacttttgattataggctttgtagcgacccaacccggatccactatctaatcagagttagagcataattaagcatgtatttaaaataagtcgctgcggaagacttaaataaaagcagaccggcataATACAACCGATTAAATAAGCcgatatacaactcaatcgaactacaaataatcctaagggtaaagacctacagctaatctgctgtcttcactggtcactggctactccaagctcctggtgctcaatcctgcacctatacctacCCCATCGAATGgtgtgtccagacatacagaaaatactgaacgtgagctctaagttcaatacgaaagcaatgatatatataatatatgcagcacataagtgtatttaaaacgagGGTAAAAAACAGTACTcagaggcgccatgaatatactgGGCAATGTCAGATAGCAAGTCCGCggtgccgctcctatattcacctatcaactatagcgtctgcCCCACCgccgtggtcgctcctagtgatagcaaaacccaGGGCTAagtgtccccagacacgaatccataaggagtaactcatcaccgattgAAACTGTctagactcacatcataccagatgcagtctaccgtagaaacatgcatgtgctaaagccgtaaaacatataaacaaatagcacatactcatgcaacacatataatatatatcatgctggccatctcagtcagtacttacgtaccttactacaggcagtcctagcagtcccactctaggttccaagcctatcatcagttCTACAacgcaaatacccatgcatcattcataatgctctaaaagtcttaactaagctattgcatactcctaaataatttaaggagaccatagcaatacctgcgtccgtcgtcagcccgctgatgacgactatcccgcaactaggggcacacccctactactgctccacagcctcgagcacggctccgctacacgagcactgatccgctactatgtcagacactgtctgactatgctataatatattccctactccaactctaaaataagagtacccaaagccctaaaatagagccacgtagGCGAaagagaggaattcggaattcgcACAAATGAGGAGATcgaacctcatatttatagaacacgttcggaccatccgatcctgccttcagaccgtccgaactctGCATGCATTACAAGTGTCACCTGATAGCACTTCGAACCGTCCGATCGGGACTTCGGATTGTCTGATCCCGATATTACGTCACTCCTGATGTCACTCCTTCGGACACCTGGCTGGACTactgttcggatcgtccgatccaagacttcggatcgtccgaactctagTTTTGGCCAATCACATAATTtccttatcttatcttatctgatgaagatcggaccgtccgatccctctttggatcgtccgaacttcacCCTCCCGAACATCCTCAGGCCCTCCGAACTTGGacacttcggatcatccgaagttcggagcctccaatcctGTCTAAGACTCGGAATCTTCTCgactattttcgagtgttctaaatccatttccggactccgttaattcttttggaatttcctaaatcatgttttacttaatctaaacataaacatacgattaattatgcattaatcgctaattatggattcgggtcactacattctcccctcccttaaaagatttcgttctcgaaatctagggtagaaCCTCGATAACGTATTAAAACCCTCACTTGCATGCTTGTTCGAATAGATTTCGACACACTCTGACTCTTACAAGTTTCGTTAACATTGAACCACTTTCAACATTCCTCAAACTCCTCAGTGAATTTCGAAAGCTTCTGCGCTACTATACGAATGTCCAACTTCCTTGGCACcaatgtatcacaacactgatataTCTTCCATCCTGACCACGATCTCACTGATCACGAATAATACAAACACCTgcttgatcgagatcatcgtccAAAGGAAAACCTtagactgacgaagaccaattcctaacctgactggcttacgacattcgtcgaatcactaaccgAATTTAACCATTCTAATGATTCCAAAAGCTCTTAGTGCATAACACCTCTATTCAGGAAGTACCGATCTCAACACTGTTTCATGAAGGAACTCTCATCACATGACAATCATGTCAAAAAATCCTCCGTTGAATCATTGGTCTGCGAAGTCATATGCATATGCCACAATGACAATCATCGCGTCTCTCATTGTAGCGACCCAtctcggat
It encodes:
- the LOC140891944 gene encoding syntaxin-71-like, translated to MSLIDLLTRVDAICKKYDKYDVAAKDSNVAGDDAFARLYASVESDIESSLQKAETALNEKNRASVVAINAEIRRTKAKLLEEVPKLQRLAVKKVKGLSTEELTTRNDLVLALPDRIQAIPDGSAPAPKPSFGWGTSAPPRSNLKFDSDGQFDNEYFQQTEESSQFRQEYEMRKMKQDHGLDMIAEGLDALKNMAHDMNEEVDRQVPLMDEIDTKVDKATSDLKNTNVRLKDTVNQLRSSRNFCIDIILLCIILGIAAYLYNVLKK